The genomic segment CTCATTCGCGAAACCGGGTTTGATGGCTGCACCACGCGCTACCGTTACGATGCGGGCGGGTTCCCGACGGCGCGGGAGGAAGAAGGCAACGGAGACGGCAGCATCATCCGCACGCATTATCAGCGTGACGACGCCGGGCGGCTGGTGGAAAAACTGGTGGCGCGCGGCGGCGAGGCGCAGTGGCAGCGCACGCGTTACCGGTATGATTCACTTGGGCGGCTGATTGCCGGCATCAACCACGGCGGGCGCGTGGAGCTGGAGTGGGACGCCGCCGGGCAGCTCACGCTTGAGCGCAACCTCATTCGCGGCGTCAGCCATGAGCTTCGTCATCAGTACGATGAGCTCGGCAATCGCACCGTCACCACGCTGCCGGACGGCCGCGAGCTGAAAAACTTCTACTATGGCAGCGGGCACCGTATTCAGGTGAACCTCGGCAGCCGGGTTATCAGCGAAAGCGAGCGCGACGTGCTGCACCGGGAAGTTCGCCGCACGCAGGGCGCCCTCAGCAGCGAGTATGTCCATGATGAGATGGGGCGGCTGGTCAGCCAGCGCGCGGGGCGCAACGGGAAGATTGCGGTCGCGCGTGATTACGCCTGGCGGCGCGACGGCCAGCTGTTGCAGATGGTGGATAAATACACGGGCCAGCATCGCTACGACTACGATGCGCTGGGCCGCCTGACCCGCGCCCGCGACGAGCATTTCGCCTTCGACCCGGCCCATAACCTGCTGAGCGACACCGCCGCGGCCCCGCTGCACGACAACCGCCTGCGGGTTTATGAAGACAAACGCTGGGAGTATGACAACTTCGGCAACGTCACCACCAAACTGACGGCGCGGCACACGCAGCAGCAGTTCCGCTGGAACGCGGAGCATCAGCTGACGGAAGCCGTCACCGTGCGTAACGGCACAGAGCAGCGCACCACCTACGGCTATGACGCCTTCGGCAGACGCAGCTGGAAGCAGGACGCCTTCGGCGTGACGACGTTTGTGTGGGACGGCAACCGCCTGCTGAGTGAAACGCGCGGCGGGCGCAGCCACCTGTGGATTTACGAAGACGACAGCTTCGCGCCGCTGGCGCAAATCAGCCTGCGTAAGGGCGACACCGAACACGACGCGGAGGTGTACTGGTATCACAATGATGTGTCCGGCATGCCGCGCGAGCTGACGGGCGCGGGCGGAGAAATCGCCTGGCGGGCGGAATACCGCGCCTGGGGCAATACGCTACGCGTGGAGCATATCGCCGCGCGCACCGGCGAGCCGGTGTATCAGCCGTTACGCTATCAGGGGCAGTATTTCGATGCCGAGACGGGTTTGCACTATAACCGTTTCCGCTACTATGATCCGGATGCGGGGCGGTTTATCAGCCAGGACCCGATTGGGCTGGCGGGCGGGATAAATCTTTATCAGTATGCGCCGAACCCGCTGGTCTTTTATGATCCCTTCGGCTTAAGCGGAAAGCGAATCGGCAGTGAAAATCATCCCTTTAGCTCTTCTCGTGCCGCTCGCCGCGAAGCAATGAGACAGGCCGGTATACCAACAAGTCAACAGCCTGTAAGCCAATCAAGGAATAGTTCTGGTCGTGAATATAGATATGAAGTACCTAAAAATGGCGGGGGTACTGTACCAGCAACGGTACAAGAGCAAACAATGGATGTTAGCCATTTAGACCAACCGCATTGGGAGGCTGGTAAAGTTAAAGTTGATCCACAGACAGGAGAAACTAGAATGAATGATTATGGTAGACCCAAAATAGCGAATCCTAAAGGCAAGGCTTACTATAAAACTAAGTGTGGTGAATAATATGAGCATGTCTCAATATAAAAAAGAACTCTTGTATAGAAAAGCTAAGGGTAAAATAATTTACGAATCTTATAAGGCTAAAATAGCGTCTCTATTCAAAATAGAACTGGATGGTTTGAGTTTTATTGGTTTGGAGGAAACAGATAATATACTTTCTGGAACCAATGGGTTTGATACCAGGCAAATCAAAAAAAAACTAGATGTAAAAGATTTGAGTGTTTATATATTGGAGCTAAAGGAAAGTATGGATTCATATTATGTCTTCCTTGATGACGACTGGAGTTATTGTGGCGCGTTCACAGTCCCTTCGCTTCAGGGATTAGATGAAAATTTCAACTTTGGAAAAGGAGTGTTAAATGATGTTTTATTTATTTCAACGGATTTAAAAAAATCAATAAGCTTGGATTATTATGAAATGAATGGCACTTACTATATTGATGTTACTACCAGGCTCGCCACTTAAACATATAATACAATTGTTTTTATATTTCTGATGGCCTGCTAGCAGATAAGGCACTTCGTGTCTTTTGTAGAGGGGCTTAAATGTTATTTGAGATTTAAATTTCTTTGACAACAATGATGTTGTTAATCAGGATTACGATAATATTGAGGCGGCACCCTGAAAGGGTAATCAATTAATTTAAGAGTTTTCGGGTATCAAACAGATAAAAAAACTACCGTCATAGAATATATACTTTCTGAAGATTTTTAATAGTTAAATTATTAACGGCAGGATTTTTATTATAAGGGATAGCAACTTCACGGCGCTGGTAGCGAAATCGCCTGGCGGGCCGAATACCGCGCGTGGGGCAATACGCTACGCGTGGAGCATATCGCAACCCGGACCGGCGAGCCGGTGTATCAGCCGTTACGCTATCAGGGGCAGTATTTCGATGCCGAGACGGGTTTGCACTATAACCGTTTCCGCTACTATGATCCGGATGCGGGGCGCTTTATCAGCCAGGACCCGCCAGGGCTGGCGGGCGGGATAAACCTTTATCAGTATGCGCCGAACCCGCTGGTGTGGGTGGATCCGCTGGGGTTAAGAAAAAAATGTAACGCTAAACGTACTAAACATGTGCCAAATCGTCATATCAGGCGACATAATAATATAGGAAACAGTAAGTTTAGTTTAAAAGAGAGAACGAAGTTACAAGCGAAAAGTAAATATAGAAAACCGAGTCAATACAGGAAAATTGAAAATCGTACAATGAAAAACCCTAGTAGAATAATACATCAAGGCGATGGTAGGATAAGATATGAGAAAGAATATGATCGTGTTATTGGTACACGAGGTGAAAAAGGCCATGTGACTATATATGATCCATCCAAAGATAAAATTGTCACATCTTATCCAGCGCACTTAGAGGATTAATAATGCTTGATTTATCATATTTATCCGATGATATTGGAAATGGCCCCTCTCTGATTTTAAATGACAGAGTTGTCAGGAAGTTAGAGGATTCATTTTTGTTTTTAAAAGAAAAGACGGGCGTATACGTTGATCCTTATGGTAAAACTCGTATCTATCCAGAGCATCAAAAAATTTTAATAAAATACCTAGAAAGTAAAAGTAAGGACGATGATATTTCTGCTTTTGTAGCGTTTCTATCGAGTTCTATTTCTCAAGATGAGGTAATCATTGCCGATGGTGATTAAAATCATTAGCGACTAAGGTAATGGCTTTGTATAAGCCATCTCTCAATGAGATGGCTTGTTTTTTAATTGCAATTAAAGTTAGACGCGTTAAGCATTCCGGGATGTTGTTTTAATTAAAACTGAATTATTTAAAAGAATAACGACTTTTTGAGTTCTAAGTATAAGCCGCAAACGCCGTAAGATTTTTTATGCAATAAGATAAAAATATAAAGGCGGAATATCGCGCTAGGGGCAATACGCTACGCGTTGAGCATATCGCAACCCGCACCGGCGAGCCGGTGTATCAGCCGTTACGCTATCAGGGACAGTACTTTGATGCCGAGACGGGTTTGCACTATAACCGTTTCCGCTACTATGATCCGGATGCGTGGCGCTTTATCAGCCAGGACCCGATTGGGCTCGCGGGCGGGATAAACCTTTATCAGTATGCGCCGAACCCGCTGGTATGGGTGGATCCGCTGGGGTTGTTAAAATGCGGTTTGACAGGGGAGGAAGTTGGTGATGCTTCAAACTTGCCCGTAATAAGACCTGGAACTAAAGAATGGAAGCAAGCGGTTGACACGATCAAAAATAATGGTAGTAGTAAACCCAATTTCAGAGTTGCTGATAGAGCTAGCGCAGAAAAATTAATGAAAGACGCGAAGCCTAAGATACCAGAGTATGGTCAATATACAGGCTCTAAAAATTACAGGAATAAGGAGGGGTATGAGCACCATCCTAATGAGTCCCACACAGTAAATGCGCCGGAAAACAACTTGCCCCATATAAAATGGTCGGATTATAGTTCCGGTAAAAAAGCCCCAAGCAGTGGAAAAGGACATATATTTTATGACGAATAAAATAATATTTGATGAGGCCATCTACCCGATGGCTTGGCGTCTGAATTCTGAAGATTGTCGCCTACCACCTGAAGACAAGAGGAAAATTGTTCTACTAAATGAGCATGAGTCTGAAAACCTTTGGGATTTGCTTTTGCCGTTTAAAAAACTAATGGATATTCATGCTTCATTTATGACTGTCTTAGAAAAGAAAGAGTTGGATTTTGACGAGGTAGAAGAGTCGGCAATGTTTTTTTCTGAGAAATTAAAAGGTGTTTCTATTTTATTTTTCTTCTGGGGGCGAAGCGATTGCGCTATAGTGCCATCAGATATATTTATAAAATCTTGGGATGATTTTTTCTATCCAAGCGATGAAACTTGCATTATCGTCATGCCCAATAAGAATAACATAATTTACTCTTATGAAGAAAATTTCTTTTACTCAGAAAGGTTAACGTGACCCTCCACTCTAAGTGGGGGGCTCACCGCGTTTTCTTTTCTCTTTGTTGCATTTAAATGAATGTGGAAAAAAAGCACGTCCCGTCTGATGTTGAGAGAATTAATCCTTTGGCAAGAATGCTTTTTATTCATATGTTATTAATGATAGTGAAAAAATTAGATGGTTGGGTTGAATCTCAGAAAATAATGGCTTTCTTGATAAATTTCAATCTAACTCTATTTTTAATGGTAAAACCATCTCGTGCTATTCAACACACAAAATGAAAAGGTGATATGGGAAAATATCTCTCTGGACATGCCAGAGAGATATTTTTGTATTATGTGTTAAAACAGTTTAAAAAGTTACTCAATGACTTTACAGATTGAATATATCTATAGGTTTACTTTCAGGGCCAGACCTCAATCAAGGGGAATGCTTAGTCTTCGACCCGGCCCATAACCTGCTGAGCGACACCGCCGCGGCCCCGCTGCACGACAACCGCCTGCGGGTGTACGAGGACAAACGCTGGGAGTATGACAACTTCGGCAACGTCACCACCAAACTGACGGCGCGGCATACGCAGCAGCAGTTCCGCTGGAACGCAGAGCATCAGCTGGCGGAAGCCGTCACGGTGCGGAACGGCGCAGAGCAGCGCACCACCTATGGCTATGACGCCTTCGGCAGACGCAGCTGGAAGCAGGACGCGTTCGGCGTGACGACGTTTGTGTGGGACGGCAACCGCCTGCTGAGTGAATCACGCGGCGGGCGCAGTCACCTGTGGATTTACGAAGACGACAGCTTCGCGCCGCTGGCGCAAATCAGTCTTCGCAAAGGCGACACCGAACACGACGCAGAGGTGTACTGGTATCATAACGATGTGTCGGGCATGCCGCGCGAGCTGGCGGGCGCGGGCGGCGAAATCGCTGGCGGCCGGAATACCGCGCATGGGGCAATACGCTACGCGTGGAACATATCGCCGCGCGCACCGGCGAGCCGGTGTATCAGCCGTTACGTTATCAGGGGCAGTACTTTGATGCCGAGACGGGTTTGCACTATAACCGTTTCCGCTACTATGATCCGGATGCGGGGCGCTTTATCAGCCAGGACCCGATTGGGCTGGCGGGCGGGATAAATCTTTACCAGTATGCGCCGAACCCGCTAAGTTGGATCGATCCTTTAGGTCTTAATCAGTTAGGTATTAAATGTATAACAAACTAGGTAGATGGTAATGCCCGAGAAGCAAGACTTTTAAAACGATTACAGAATATGTTTGGGGCAGAAAATGTTCTGAGTCAGCGGCATTTACGCAATGCTCAAGGGAGAATCGTTGGTCTTGTTGATGATGCTATTGTGTTAGGAAAAACAAAAGGCTCCCGAATTCTTGATTTTGTAGTTAAGACAAAGGATGGCTGGAAAGGAATTGAGGTCACGAGTAAAACAGCTTCGAAAGTATCTCAATCTGCAAAAGAAGAGATAATTCGAGCTGCCGGAGGTGGCTTCGTTCGTCATCCAGTGACAAAAAAATTGATAGAACTTTCTGATGATATCTCTCGACTAATACGACTTGATTAACAGGAATAAATATGATGAGCTTGTTGAGATTCAATTACGCAACTTTGTTGAAAAGAAGCAAGAATTTATCTTATCGTGAACAAATAACAAAAATAACGATAGTGTTAATGACGTTTCTCAAGGAAAATGGGTTGATTATGATTGAACCATTTAAAGATGACGGTAGCTTGAAAGAAGATCTTGTCTTATATAGTTCTGATCTTACTGATGTCGGCAACTTGTTATTTAAAGAATACTATCCAAAATGGTCATCATATATAGATCGTGGCGGCGATGTAAATAATACAAAAATATTGAATGATGGTTTAAATATATTGAAAAACAAATAAATAAGCCGGAAAGATGCTCAAATCTTCCCGGCTTATTTTTAATTGATCCGCCGCTGTTCAGCCCACTAAAGAACCACGTCCTTAATCGCCTTCACCACCTGTTTCACCTTATAAAGCTCTTCCCGCAATTCCTGCACCTCGTTGTTGTCGGCGATAATGGTCAGGCACCCCTCCGTGATCCTCACGGTCACGCCGCGCCCGCTTCCGCAGCCCGCCCCGGCCAGGCAGCAGTGGCACAGAGCGCCGTTCCGTCGCTTGCGCAAGCTGCTGCAAATGGTGGATAAATACACCGGCGAGCATCGCTACGACTACGATGCGCTGGGCCGCCTGACCCGCGCTCGCGACGAGCATTTCGCCTTTGACCCGGCCCATAACCTGCTGAGCGACACCGCCGCGGCCCCGTTGCACGACAACCGCCTGCGGGTGTACGAGGACAAGCGCTGGGAGTATGACAACTTCGGCAACGTCACCACCAAACTGACGGCGCGGCACACGCAGCAGCAGTTCCGCTGGAACGCAGAGCATCAGCTGGCGGAAGCCGTCACGGTGCGTAACGGCACAGAGCAGCGCACCACCTACGGCTATGACGCCTTCGGCAGACGCAGCTGGAAGCAGGACGCCTTCGGCGTGACGACGTTTGTGTGGGACGGCAACCGCCTGCTGAGTGAAACGCGCGGCGGGCGCAGCCACCTGTGGATTTACGAAGACGACAGCTTCGCGCCGCTGGCGCAAATCAGCCTGCGTAAGGGCGACACCGAACACGACGCGGAGGTGTACTGGTATCACAATGATGTGTCCGGCATGCCGCGCGAGCTGACGGGTGCAGGTGGGGAAATCGCCTGGCGGGCGGAATACCGCGCGTGGGGCAATACGCTACGCGTGGAGCATATCGCAGCGCGTACCGGCGAGCCGGTGTATCAGCCGCTACGCTACCAGGGACAGTATTTCGATGCCGAGACGGGTTTGCACTATAACCGTTTCCGCTACTATGATCCGGATGCGGGGCGGTTTATCAGCCAGGACCCGATTGGGCTGGCGGGCGGGATAAATCTGTACCAGTACGCGCCGAACCCGCTGGTGTGGATGGATCCGCTGGGGTTGGCTTCAAGATCTTGGTTAGCGAAAGCTTTAGCAAATGGTCACGTTATACCCGCAGGGATGACAAACCCTCATGGCCATCATATTGTTTTTAAAGGACAATATCAAGGGACATCTCTGGCTCCGCATTTATCAAGATCGAAAGCTATTCTTAAAAGATACGGTATTGATCCTGTAAACGACCCTGCGAATCTTATGATCGCCAATAACGGAGAAGGGGTTCATACCGAAAAAAATGCAAAAAAAGTTGCAGACGCACTGGTTAAAGCTGATAAAGAAATTAAGGGAATAAGTAAATGCAAAAAATTGACAGGCAGCGATAGAACAAATCTTCTTAAACAGAAGTTACAAGAAATCGGTCATGATGTATTTGGAGGATATAGGTAATGGGAAATTGGCATAGAATGCAATTGGATAAATTAAACAAATTAATCCAAGAGGAGTTTTTAGGGTTATATAAGAAATATAATAAAGAAAATAATATTTATGGGGTCGTTTTGGTACTGGACGATGACGGTTTATCTAGTTATATGGCCATATCCACAAAGGAAAGCCTTGAAAAAATTCATAAGGGAATAGAGTGGGAGGGATATTCTTGGGTACTCGGATTTTTTGACGATAATGATGATGTCGGTGTACGTTCTTTCACCACTATAATGATGGAACATTATAATGAAAGCATCCTGCCTTTACTGCCAGAAGGCTATAATTTTGATGAGGAAAGAGAAAGGAACATTAATCTATATATAAGTGCTATGAAAAAGGCAAAAGAACAACTATGTGATACTATCGGCAATGATGTGAATAATATTGTCTTTTATATTACTATTCCTGGTGAGCCGGAAATTGATCATGCCTCTGCCATAGAGATTAATGTACCTTCAGAGAACCTGAACTGGTTTTTAGAAACGTACAAATATTTTTTATAAAATTTCAAAAGGCCGTTAACGGCCTTTTTCTTTACTTGATATCACTCTAATTTTGGCAACGTCACCACGGAGCTGACGGCGCGGCACACGCAGCAGCAGTTCCGCTGGAACGCAGAGCATCAGCTGGCGGAAGCCGTCACGGTGCGGAACGGCGCAGAGCAGCGTACCACGTATGGCTATGACGCCTTCGGCAGACGCAGCTGGAAGCAGGATGCCTTCGGCGTGACGACGTTTGTGTGGGACGGCAACCGCCTGCTGAGTGAAACGCGCGGCGGGCGCAGCCACCTGTGGATTTACGAAGACGACAGCTTCGCGCCGCTGGCGCAAATCAGCCTGCGCAAGGGCGACACCGAACACGACGCGGAGGTGTACTGGTATCACAACGATGTGTCCGGCATGCCGCGCGAGCTGACGGGCGCGGGCGGAGAAATCGCCTGGCGGGCGGAATACCGCGCCTGGGGCAATACGCTACGCGTTGAGCATATCGCCGCGCGCACCGGCGAGCCGGTGTATCAGCCGTTACGCTATCAGGGGCAGT from the Cronobacter condimenti 1330 genome contains:
- a CDS encoding DUF4303 domain-containing protein, whose protein sequence is MGNWHRMQLDKLNKLIQEEFLGLYKKYNKENNIYGVVLVLDDDGLSSYMAISTKESLEKIHKGIEWEGYSWVLGFFDDNDDVGVRSFTTIMMEHYNESILPLLPEGYNFDEERERNINLYISAMKKAKEQLCDTIGNDVNNIVFYITIPGEPEIDHASAIEINVPSENLNWFLETYKYFL